A genomic stretch from Halichoerus grypus chromosome 7, mHalGry1.hap1.1, whole genome shotgun sequence includes:
- the LRRC71 gene encoding leucine-rich repeat-containing protein 71, with product MSGEASAPGASPRAPRPGTQKSSGAVTKKGDRGAKERPATVLQPVGEEEPKNPEEYQCTGVLETDFAELCTRSGYTDFPKVVPRPRPHPAFVPSASMSEKTTLDDQRLSGSCSLNSLESKYVFFRPTIQVELEPEDKAVKEIYIRGWKVEERILGIFSKCLPPLSQLQAINLWKVGLTDKTLTTFIALLPLCASTLRKVSLEGNPLPEQSYHKLMALDSTISHLSLRNNNIDDHGAQLLGQALSTLHSCNRTLVSLNLGFNHIGDAGAGYIADGLRLNRALLWLSLAHNRIQDQGALKLAEVLRPFELTHTEVVERRRLLLEKGSQERSRSPSSSRHGDSKAEREKNPLMGVSNAALAEKSDKTPTTKTPKGLGKKKEKSGNGVKKEEKSGSGQSPTQGTPKKEDATKVGKGKVTIPEQKPSKGKGPKTGNKEKRSFLLESELVAEPSEVVSPLLEPVEHREGKVFMPGNKVLLHLNLIRNRITEVGLEGFLATVQHQAQFSKSRSAAKGPVGLLCLSLAKNCFSPQCPPYTMIQELMLPRDPISKAKPREEETTASST from the exons ATGTCGGGCGAGGCGAGtgcgcccggggcctcccccagGGCCCCGCGTCCCGGGACCCAGAAGTCGTCCGGCGCAGTGACCAAGAAGGGGGATCGCGGGGCCAAGGAGAGGCCGGCCACCGTCCTGCAGCCGGTGGGCGAGGAGGAGCCCAAGAACCCTG AGGAGTACCAGTGCACCGGGGTCCTCGAGACGGATTTCGCGGAGCTCTGCACGCGCTCCGGCTACACCGACTTCCCCAAAGTTGTCCCCCGGCCTCGTCCGCACCCAGCCTTCGTCCCCTCCGCCTCGATGTCGGAAAAGACCACCTTAG ATGATCAGCGCCTGTCGGGGTCCTGCAGCCTCAACAGTCTGGAGAGCAAATACGTGTTCTTCCGGCCCACCATCCAGGTGGAGCTGGAGCCCGAGGACAAGGCGGTGAAGGAAATCTACATCCGTG GTTGGAAGGTCGAGGAGCGGATCTTGGGTATCTTCTCTAAATGTCTGCCTCCGCTCAGCCAGCTGCAGGCCATCAA CTTGTGGAAGGTGGGCCTGACCGATAAGACCCTGACCACCTTCAttgccctcctgcctctctgcGCATCCACGCTCAG GAAGGTGTCTCTGGAGGGCAACCCGCTGCCCGAGCAGTCCTATCACAAGCTCATGGCGCTGGACAGCAC CATCTCGCACTTGTCCCTGCGGAACAACAACATCGACGACCACGGGGCGCAGCTGCTGGGCCAGGCTCTGTCCACACTGCACAGCTGCAACCGGACCCTGGTCTCGCTCAACCTGGGCTTCAACCACATCGGGGACGCGGGCGCTGGCTACATCGCGGAT ggcCTCCGGCTGAACCGCGCCCTGCTCTGGCTGTCCCTGGCGCACAACCGCATCCAGGACCAGGGCGCCCTGAAGCTGGCCGAG GTCCTGCGCCCCTTCGAGCTGACACACACTGAGGTGGTGGAGCGCCGCCGCCTCCTGCTGGAGAAGGGGTCTCAGGAGCGCTCGCGATCG CCCTCCTCCTCCCGACACGGGGACTCCAAAGCAGAGCGCGAGAAGAACCCCCTGATGGGGGTCAGCAATGCTGCACTGGCCGAAAAGTCAGACAAGACGCCCACAACGAAGACCCCGAAAGGCCTGGGCAAGAAAAAGGAGAAGTCAGGG AACGGggtgaagaaagaggagaagTCAGGGTCAGGGCAGTCACCCACACAGGGGACCCCCAAGAAAGAAGACGCCACCAAGGTGGGCAAGGGAA AGGTCACCATCCCCGAGCAGAAGCCGAGCAAAGGAAAGGGGCCTAAGACCGGGAACAAAGAGAAGCGCAGCTTCCTGCTGGAGTCCGAG CTGGTTGCCGAGCCGTCAGAGGTGGTTAGCCCCCTCCTGGAGCCTGTGGAGCACCGAGAGGGGAAAGTGTTCATGCCCGGGAACAAGGTCCTTTTGCACCTCAACCTCATCC GAAACCGCATCACCGAGGTGGGGTTGGAGGGCTTCCTGGCCACCGTGCAGCACCAGGCCCAGTTCTCCAAGTCCAGGAGCGCGGCCAAGGGCCCCGTGGGGCTGCTGTGCCTGTCACTGGCG aAAAACTGCTTCTCCCCGCAATGTCCCCCGTACACCATGATCCAGGAGCTGATGCTGCCAAGGGACCCCATCAGTAAGGCCAAGCCCAGGGAGGAGGAGACCACGGCTTCCTCCACCtag